A single region of the Drosophila takahashii strain IR98-3 E-12201 chromosome 2R, DtakHiC1v2, whole genome shotgun sequence genome encodes:
- the Mpcp1 gene encoding solute carrier family 25 member 3, giving the protein MFKSLFDAAQNSTFKSPFTNVNCQAATPASAPTSSAVVTPALKDVSPRQLTPIHNIAAAAAAEGDSCEFGSNHYFLLCGLGGIISCGSTHTMVVPLDLVKCRLQVDPAKYKSVFTGFRISLAEEGVRGLAKGWAPTFIGYSMQGLCKFGLYEVFKKIYGDAIGEENAFLYRTGLYLAASASAEFFADIALAPMEAAKVKIQTTPGFAKTLREALPKMTAQEGVAAFYKGLVPLWMRQIPYTMMKFACFERTLELLYKYVVPKPRAECTKGEQLVVTFAAGYIAGVFCAIVSHPADTVVSKLNQAKGASALDVAKQLGWAGLWGGLVPRIVMIGTLTAAQWFIYDAVKVALRMPRPPPPEMPESLKKKLGVTGEQ; this is encoded by the exons ATGTTTAAGTCCCTGTTCGATGCCGCGCAGAACTCAACGTTCAAGTCGCCATTCACCAACGTCAACTGCCAGGCAGCCACGCCTGCCTCCGCCCCCACATCCTCCGCTGTGGTGACCCCCGCCCTCAAGGATGTCTCGCCACGCCAGCTGACTCCAATCCACAACatcgctgccgctgctgctgccgagGGTG ACTCTTGCGAATTCGGCTCGAACCACTATTTCCTGCTGTGCGGCCTGGGCGGCATCATCTCGTGCGGCTCCACACACACCATGGTGGTGCCCCTGGACTTGGTCAAGTGCCGCCTGCAGGTGGACCCGGCCAAGTACAAGAGCGTCTTCACCGGCTTCCGTATCAGTTTGGCGGAGGAGGGCGTCCGGGGATTGGCCAAGGGCTGGGCCCCCACCTTCATCGGCTACTCGATGCAGGGTCTGTGCAAGTTCGGCCTGTACGAGGTCTTCAAGAAGATATACGGCGATGCTATCGGCGAGGAGAACGCATTCCTGTACCGCACCGGACTCTACCTGGCCGCCTCGGCCTCCGCCGAGTTCTTCGCCGACATCGCACTGGCGCCCATGGAGGCGGCCAAGGTTAAGATCCAGACCACGCCCGGCTTTGCCAAGACGCTGCGCGAGGCTCTGCCCAAGATGACGGCCCAGGAGGGCGTGGCCGCCTTCTACAAGGGCCTGGTGCCACTGTGGATGCGGCAGATACCCTACACCATGATGAAGTTCGCCTGCTTCGAGCGGACGCTGGAGCTGCTGTACAAGTATGTGGTGCCCAAGCCCCGTGCCGAATGCACCAAGGGCGAGCAGCTGGTGGTCACCTTCGCCGCCGGCTACATTGCCGGTGTGTTCTGCGCCATTGTCTCGCATCCTGCTGACACGGTGGTGTCCAAGCTGAACCAGGCCAAGGGAGCCTCTGCCCTGGATGTGGCCAAGCAGCTGGGTTGGGCTG GACTCTGGGGCGGCCTGGTGCCCAGGATTGTGATGATCGGCACACTGACCGCCGCCCAGTGGTTCATCTACGATGCCGTCAAGGTGGCCCTGcgcatgccacgcccacccccACCGGAAATGCCCGAGTCGCTGAAGAAGAAGCTGGGCGTGACTGGCGAGCAGTAA
- the LOC108055946 gene encoding VWFA and cache domain-containing protein CG16868, with amino-acid sequence MWPSCRLHAALLILAALGCPTSSQQVPLAIANSTSNQVPTDPGYMPLQQSPASVFFVSHNQQNAMQLRHSMEGKLRNIRNMEMRVAKIQEIFDSMHFSSSNLAPPTRQAPSNDSSPRNPQLQRDLQLFSSRLSKKLQKATHVVLDLRELFRYNLTKVWQYSYDDEEEESESELDLEMELEDLHARNTASPSAEHMQLYLNSQIENCQPDFETDLEYGSSSAQSIHYNRQQIQILNYLKSDDARATFLNENNARSLAVNGYISDQLVLLKRRLSRSDAENSNSKPSSGNHFKHIYFLSNSDGASASLHFRQLYVSAIKQKFVLFLIDVGSALNAELLALTKSFVHEMLQLLEDTDKVSLVTVSSEANFMSLDAFPAEAGHGIYSATRGHKEEINSYINNLSRAQAPTNHSLGFEYSFELLHRLQQSGMINPAEQPVEFVYITRGLLTNLSDAMAVLRVVADGQRRLRAPVIINTCAVVLDEKRIMYEKQFLNDVATQNYTKYEIDVANWWPSTQPASQLAGRFFVLSKMHAETSLPQTSSRIFGQLFQERYLSNTLEVHPPVVDADSGDVLVSITHAVPPYGVVGVNLYLSDLLEDLLNYPSAASSAKQGSGYAFLLERSTGNTLAHPAFPRPLIQRETSYPVNIAYLENATDFSNLIRERLLREDSGNATADVYVGRQLLQRTYYWQSVLGFYVLCLVSSGGDPLRNVSSPQRFNLKDTVSNYDPGYYGESMDLLYHRLDLNQGGSAPPKTCRYFRQMATMDAPTLFLSAAAFESPFGFLHNNRPRTQLRHVESIMAYLRDSSGLLANMGLRPSIRHEVSVLYQAMQQLRRRHQDARGSLRSHIIRRYMASVSGVLQLYPGCLLGSSYDPTRRPWFRQAMAQPGKIVSTAPYLDAGGAGYIITIAHTIFEGKAHALHSVQQDRPVAVVALDVPYAFYYRLILDGTPVCQLPHMKCLLFEHEGYLLAHPSMLQPATMTRNQRRPHEHLTHKESYLANDVLNHGQLVRKLGCASYQNRTLQRYYAFNTSLATILSNVVHGERTKYAIALIRGSNLFAAVLNSSCDGGAFCPCSTIDRECLNCKRMDQTDCECPCECPMVGDSSSPSSLVYFANYTKQFPYCPPPSEHFIALPPTTQLLSALPSCPGSAGTCETYSTQRECLGVMGCEWCQQDVDGNTFSTAFCSSQASCFNGVLASLTPYGELDELELLAAHNPQREQHAYSAFGPLGGAMVVLVMVIGFAIYCYRHNLDAQTQEQFYVDSVQEENYGLPLSRFNFDDCKAHDEPPIGGGYDHASAQRQLMHAADISPYHVSSGSSYRRPPNGESDHGYSTMTPHEDSSDQQCFTLAEPLLLHDKRHSKSDTMSISTSISSPTNRQQSSTQPNTHPYLSNQPTSKTERYKQVQATPSPCRGPPTGGGGVYGQTTLPLEGDESRPHYILAPVTVHRHMETAES; translated from the exons ATGTGGCCCAGCTGCCGCCTCCACGCTGCGCTGCTCATCCTGGCAGCGCTTGGGTGCCCAACTAGCAGTCAACAAGTTCCTCTGGCCATAGCCAACTCAACTAGCAACCAAGTGCCTACGGACCCCGGCTACATGCCCCTGCAGCAGTCGCCGGCGAGCGTCTTCTTCGTCAGCCACAACCAGCAGAATGCCATGCAGCTGCGGCACAGCATGGAGGGCAAGCTGCGCAACATCCGCAACATGGAGATGAGGGTGGCCAAAATACAG GAAATCTTCGACTCCATGCACTTTAGCAGCTCCAATTTGGCGCCGCCCACCCGCCAAGCTCCGAGTAACGACAGCAGCCCCAGAAATCCCCAGCTGCAGCGGGATTTGCAGCTGTTCAGCAGCCGACTGAGCAAGAAATTGCAGAAGGCCACCCACGTGGTGCTGGATCTGCGCGAGCTCTTTCGCTACAACCTCACCAAGGTCTGGCAATACAGctacgacgacgaggaggaggagtcggAGAGCGAACTGGACTTGGAGATGGAGCTGGAAGATTTGCATGCCAGGAACACAGCTTCGCCGTCCGCCGAGCATATGCAGCTCTACCTAAACAGCCAAATAGAGAACTGTCAACCCGACTTCGAAACGGATTTGGAGTACGGCTCTTCGTCGGCCCAATCGATTCACTACAACAGGCAGCAGATCCAAATCCTAAACTATCTGAAGTCGGACGATGCTCGCGCCACCTTCTTGAATGAGAATAACGCCCGTTCCTTGGCCGTCAATGGGTACATATCGGATCAACTGGTTCTACTCAAGCGCAGGCTTAGTCGCAGCGATGCGGAAAACTCGAATAGCAAGCCCAGCAGCGGCAACCACTTCAAGCATATCTATTTCCTGTCCAACTCGGATGGCGCCTCTGCCAGCCTGCACTTTCGCCAGCTCTATGTGTCGGcaataaagcaaaaatttgTGCTCTTTCTCATCGATGTTGGATCAGCTCTGAACGCCGAGTTGTTGGCCCTCACGAAAAGCtttg TACATGAAATGCTCCAACTGTTGGAGGATACGGATAAAGTGTCACTGGTAACCGTTTCGAGTGAAGCGAACTTCATGTCCCTGGATGCCTTTCCTGCGGAGGCTGGCCACGGGATTTACAGTGCCACTCGTGGCCACAAGGAGGAGATCAACAGCTACATCAACAACTTGAGCCGGGCACAGGCTCCTACGAATCACTCGTTGGGGTTTGAGTACTCCTTCGAGTTGCTCCATCGATTGCAGCAGTCGGGAATGATCAACCCGGCGGAGCAGCCAGTGGAATTTGTCTACATTACGCGTGGTCTTCTCACAAATTTGTCGGATGCGATGGCAGTATTGCGAGTGGTAGCCGATGGTCAACGACGACTCAGGGCCCCAGTGATCATCAACACATGCGCCGTGGTGCTGGATGAAAAGCGGATCATGTACGAAAAGCAATTCCTTAACGATGTGGCCACCCAGAACTACACCAAGTACGAGATTGATGTGGCTAATTGGTGGCCCAGTACTCAGCCGGCATCACAGTTGGCTGGACGGTTCTTTGTGCTTAGCAAAATGCATGCGGAGACCTCTTTGCCACAGACGAGTTCCAGGATCTTTGGACAGCTCTTTCAAGAGAGATACTTGAGCAATACGCTGGAAGTGCATCCCCCAGTTGTGGACGCAGACAGCGGAG ATGTTCTTGTCTCCATCACCCATGCCGTTCCTCCCTATGGCGTCGTGGGCGTTAACTTGTACCTGTCAGATCTGCTCGAGGATCTGCTCAACTATCCGAGTGCCGCATCTAGTGCCAAGCAGGGCAGTGGGTATGCCTTTCTGCTCGAGCGCTCAACGGGGAACACGCTTGCTCATCCGGCCTTCCCGAGGCCGCTTATTCAGCGAGAAACCTCTTATCCCGTAAACATCGCTTACCTAGAAAACGCTACGGACTTTTCCAACCTCATACGGGAGCGCCTTTTGCGCGAAGACAGCGGCAATGCCACCGCGGATGTTTATGTGGGCAGGCAGCTGCTACAGCGCACGTACTACTGGCAATCCGTGCTGGGATTCTATGTACTCTGCCTGGTCAGCAGTGGAGGCGATCCCCTGCGTAATGTGTCCTCTCCGCAACGATTCAATCTAAAGGACACCGTGTCCAACTACGATCCAGGTTACTATGGGGAAAGTATGGACCTGCTCTACCATCGCTTGGACCTCAATCAAGGCGGCAGTGCGCCGCCCAAAACCTGTCGGTACTTCAGGCAAATGGCCACAATGG ATGCGCCCACTCTGTTCCTTAGCGCCGCCGCCTTCGAGTCTCCGTTCGGATTCCTTCACAACAATAGGCCGCGAACCCAGTTGCGACACGTGGAGTCCATAATGGCCTACCTCCGGGACTCCAGTGGTTTGTTGGCCAATATGGGGCTGCGTCCCAGTATTCGACATGAGGTGAGTGTATTGTACCAGGCAATGCAGCAGTTGCGACGCCGTCACCAGGATGCAAGAGGTTCCCTGCGTAGTCACATCATTCGACGGTACATGGCCAGTGTGAGTGGAGTGCTGCAATTGTATCCAGGTTGCTTGCTCGGCAGCAGCTACGATCCAACAAGGAGACCTTGGTTCCGTCAGGCCATGGCACAACCGGGCAAGATTGTGAGCACAGCTCCGTATTTGGATGCAGGCGGAGCGGGATACATAATCACCATTGCGCACACCATTTTCGAGGGCAAGGCCCATGCGCTGCACTCTGTCCAGCAGGACAGACCGGTGGCAGTGGTGGCCTTGGACGTTCCCTATGCCTTCTACTATCGCCTGATCCTGGATGGGACTCCTGTCTGTCAGCTGCCGCACATGAAGTGCCTGCTGTTTGAGCACGAAGGCTATCTGCTAGCCCATCCCAGCATGCTGCAACCCGCCACGATGACGAGAAACCAGCGACGGCCACATGAGCACCTTACGCACAAGGAATCCTACTTGGCCAACGATGTGCTTAACCATGGACAGTTGGTACGAAAACTGGGCTGTGCCAGTTATCAGAACCGCACGCTGCAGCGTTATTACGCCTTCAACACATCTCTGGCCACCATCCTGAGCAACGTGGTGCACGGCGAGAGGACCAAGTACGCGATTGCACTGATCCGGGGTAGCAATCTCTTCGCCGCCGTTCTTAACTCCAGTTGCGATGGCGGTGCCTTTTGTCCATGCAGCACCATTGACCGGGAATGCCTCAACTGCAAGCGGATGGACCAAACGGACTGCGAGTGCCCCTGTGAGTGTCCCATGGTGGGGGACAGCAGCTCGCCATCCTCGCTTGTCTACTTTGCCAATTACACGAAACAGTTCCCATACTGTCCACCGCCAAGTGAACACTTCATTGCCCTTCCACCGACCACACAACTACTCAGTGCTCTGCCCAGTTGTCCCGGATCTGCGGGCACATGCGAAACATATTCCACGCAAAGGGAATGCCTCGGAGTGATGGGCTGCGAGTGGTGCCAGCAGGATGTGGACGGAAACACCTTTTCGACCGCCTTCTGTTCGTCGCAAGCGAGCTGCTTCAACGGAGTGCTGGCCTCCCTGACGCCCTATGGCGAACTGGACGAGCTGGAACTTCTGGCTGCCCACAATCCACAGAGGGAGCAGCACGCCTACTCCGCCTTTGGACCGCTGGGTGGTGCCATGGTGGTGCTGGTCATGGTGATAGGGTTCGCCATCTACTGCTACAGGCACAATCTGGATGCCCAGACGCAGGAGCAGTTCTACGTGGACTCCGTGCAGGAAGAGAACTACGGGCTGCCGCTGTCCAGGTTCAACTTTGACGATTGCAAGGCGCATGACGAACCGCCCATCGGTGGCGGATATGACCACGCATCTGCTCAGCGGCAGCTGATGCATGCGGCGGATATATCGCCCTATCACGTTTCCAGCGGCAGTAGCTATCGTCGGCCTCCCAACGGGGAGTCGGATCATGGCTACAGCACCATGACGCCGCACGAGGACAGCTCCGATCAGCAGTGCTTCACGCTGGCGGAACCTTTGCTGCTGCACGACAAGCGGCACAGCAAGTCGGATACCATGTCCATATCCACCTCCATATCGAGTCCCACGAATCGCCAGCAGTCCTCCACGCAGCCCAACACGCATCCGTACTTGAGTAATCAGCCGACCTCAAAGACGGAACGCTACAAGCAGGTGCAGGCCACACCCTCGCCCTGTCGCGGACCGCCAACGGGTGGGGGCGGTGTCTACGGGCAGACCACGTTGCCCCTCGAGGGGGATGAGTCGCGACCACACTACATTTTGGCTCCAGTGACTGTGCACCGACATATGGAAACAGCCGAATCGTAG
- the LOC108055942 gene encoding uncharacterized protein: MVTKFLLLMPFLAIVRGEVGPIVARRASYAPAGWHPRVPFNLPTEYEPPVRQAVEITKARVDQINPVDKPQSNYLPPQQVDIPDGETLPISRPSNQYGPPDPKFKIIYPDEEEPATPKDSAGNQQPKIREGRYFVISEDNKLQRVTFSSQQNDNDEDFTAQLSYSTVGQLKDPVYRYNNQGQLMRILK, from the exons ATGGTGACAAAG TTTCTTCTACTGATGCCTTTTTTGGCCATTGTGAGGGGTGAAGTAGGTCCAATCGTTGCACGTAGAGCTTCATATGCCCCAGCTGGTTGGCATCCGCGGGTTCCGTTTAATTTACCCACTGAGTATGAGCCTCCAGTTCGCCAGGCTGTTGAAATCACCAAGGCACGAGTGGACCAAATCAATCCGGTCGATAAACCTCAATCGAACTATCTGCCCCCGCAACAAGTGGATATTCCCGATGGAGAAACTCTGCCCATCTCCCGTCCATCCAACCAGTACGGCCCACCTGATCCGAAATTCAAAATCATCTATCCCGACGAGGAAGAGCCCGCTACTCCAAAGGATTCAGCAGGCAACCAGCAACCGAAAATCAGAGAAGGACGTTACTTTGTCATTTCAGAGGATAATAAACTGCAGAGGGTTACTTTCAGCTCTCAGCAAAATGACAATGATGAGGACTTTACGGCCCAGTTGAGTTATTCAACTGTGGGACAGCTCAAGGATCCTGTTTATCGGTACAACAACCAAGGACAATTGATGAGGATCTTGAagtag
- the Cpr56F gene encoding pro-resilin yields the protein MKAFTSIALLVCLAAWTHAEPPVPQNQYLPPNQSPQAPSNNYLPPTQGFQSPSNNYLPPQRTNGGSGGAPSNSYGAPIAPPQGQYGAPALTGAIFKGGNGNGNGGYGGGNGNGNGGYGQRDEEQYGPAKYEFKYDVQDYESGNDFGHMESRDGDLAVGRYYVLLPDGRKQIVEYEADQNGYRPTIRYEQVGNGNGNGNGNGNGRNGGGYDSNAQQGKFNGY from the coding sequence GCCTTTACATCAATTGCGCTGCTCGTGTGCCTGGCTGCCTGGACCCATGCGGAACCGCCAGTGCCCCAGAACCAGTACCTGCCGCCCAACCAGTCGCCCCAGGCGCCGTCGAACAACTATCTGCCGCCCACGCAGGGCTTCCAGTCGCCGTCGAACAACTACCTGCCGCCCCAGCGGACCAACGGTGGCAGCGGAGGAGCGCCCAGCAACAGCTACGGAGCTCCGATTGCCCCGCCCCAGGGTCAATATGGTGCTCCCGCGCTGACGGGCGCCATCTTCAAGGGCGGCAACGGTAATGGTAATGGAGGCTATGGCGGCGGTaatggcaacggcaacggAGGCTACGGACAGCGGGATGAGGAGCAGTACGGACCGGCCAAGTACGAGTTCAAGTACGACGTTCAGGACTACGAATCGGGCAACGATTTCGGTCACATGGAGTCCCGCGATGGCGATCTGGCCGTCGGCCGCTACTACGTCCTGCTGCCCGATGGTCGCAAGCAGATCGTTGAGTACGAGGCCGATCAGAATGGATACCGCCCAACCATCCGGTACGAGCAGGTTGGCAACGgcaacggaaacggaaatggcaacggcaacggACGCAATGGCGGCGGTTACGATAGCAACGCGCAGCAGGGCAAGTTCAACGGCTATTAA
- the CkIIbeta2 gene encoding casein kinase II subunit beta', with protein sequence MTDSDETAWIHWFCKQRGNEFFCEVDEDYIHDKFNLNFLDSNVTNYRCALEVILDLNSGSASDAPAEPELEASAEKLYGLIHARFILTNRGIDLMLDKFHKGAFGTCPRAFCQRQSVLPIGLSDNPGDEMVRIYCPKCNDVYFPKAARHSNLDGAFFGTGFPHMLFMVNPDARPKRTKQKFVPRLYGFKIHQMAYHSPADILKDLTGAGGPVAEIDTPNHHA encoded by the exons ATGACCGACTCGGATGAGACAGCCTGGATCCATTGGTTTTGCAAGCAGCGCGGCAACGAGTTCTTCTGCGAGGTCGACGAGGACTACATCCATGACAAGTTCAACCTCAACTTTCTCGACTCGAACGTGACGAACTATCGCTGTGCTCTGGAGGTGATCCTGGATCTGAACTCGGGCTCAGCCTCGGATGCCCCCGCCGAACCGGAATTGGAGGCCAGTGCCGAGAAGCTGTATGGGTTGATCCACGCCCGCTTCATTCTCACCAACCGTGGTATCGATCTGATGCTCGACAAGTTCCACAAGGGAGCCTTCGGCACGTGTCCACGCGCCTTCTGCCAACGCCAGTCGGTGCTGCCCATCGGATTGAGCGACAATCCCGGCGACGAAATGGTTCGCATCTACTGCCCCAAATGCAACGATGTGTACTTTCCCAAGGCGGCGCGACACTCCAATCTGGACGGGGCCTTCTTCGGCACCGGATTCCCTCACATGCTCTTCATGGTGAATCCGGATGCGAGGCCCAAGCGGACGAAACAGAAGTTTGTGCCCAG GCTCTATGGCTTCAAGATCCATCAGATGGCCTACCATTCGCCCGCTGATATCCTAAAAGATTTAACGGGAGCGGGAGGACCGGTAGCAGAAATCGATACCCCGAACCACCATGCCTGA